Proteins encoded within one genomic window of Neodiprion fabricii isolate iyNeoFabr1 chromosome 6, iyNeoFabr1.1, whole genome shotgun sequence:
- the LOC124185894 gene encoding achaete-scute complex protein T3-like: MTLVGLEEEKLNELPVMLTVQQHHAGMLGSGVGSQVHRSNVIVSTSSGGITGSMESKSLQHGCKRAKLYAQATPYSAVPHQPASVARRNARERNRVKQVNNGFATLRQHIPQSVAQALGGNTAGTGGASRAGSKKLSKVETLRMAVEYIRSLQRLLEENDGSSDSEIHHHLRQSAESSFNPPPSSEASSSPTPSFVSEASSGGGSQGYGTATGTLYAQHSDSYDNYEPMSPEDEELLDVITWWQQSQ; encoded by the exons ATGACCTTAGTGGGACTTGAGGAAGAGAAACTTAACGAGTTGCCAGTTATGTTGACCGTCCAGCAGCATCACGCCGGCATGTTGGGCTCGGGTGTTGGGTCCCAGGTTCATCGGAGCAACGTGATCGTGTCGACGAGCAGCGGCGGGATCACCGGGAGCATGGAGTCGAAGAGCTTGCAGCACGGGTGCAAGCGGGCGAAGCTCTACGCCCAGGCGACACCCTACAGCGCCGTTCCGCACCAACCGGCCTCCGTAGCGCGGCGAAACGCCCGCGAGCGGAATCGCGTGAAACAGGTTAACAACGGGTTCGCGACCCTGCGCCAGCATATCCCGCAGAGCGTGGCTCAGGCTCTCGGCGGAAACACGGCCGGGACCGGAGGCGCGTCTCGGGCCGGAAGCAAGAAGCTCTCGAAGGTCGAAACGCTGCGGATGGCCGTAGAGTACATCCGCAGTCTTCAGCGCCTGCTCGAGGAGAACGACGGCTCCTCGGA TTCCGAAATCCATCACCACCTCAGACAGAGTGCGGAATCCTCGTTCAACCCGCCACCCTCGTCAGAGGCTTCCAGTTCTCCGACGCCCAGCTTCGTTTCCGAGGCGTCTTCGGGGGGTGGAAGTCAGGGCTACGGAACCGCCACCGGCACCCTCTACGCCCAGCACTCCGACAGCTACGACAACTACGAACCGATGAGTCCCGAGGACGAGGAACTCCTCGACGTCATCACGTGGTGGCAGCAGAGTCAATGA